The following proteins come from a genomic window of Pyxidicoccus sp. MSG2:
- a CDS encoding LysR family transcriptional regulator, producing the protein MDLNRVATFLRVVEAGSFTAAATHLQLPTSSVSRSVAKLEEDLGIVLLERTTRKIALTDAGRAYYERAREAVAGLDEANLLAGEAAREPSGMVHVAAPPELGGKLAVLLGEFIRQHPRIHVDVVTTARGAELVGGQVDIAIVSGQLRDSDLIVRRLGVSVHRLYASAAYLERRGVPRTVADLARHDAVLYRGSGGHATWELVGPRGPESIKVQGPLSGDSVQFVFEAVVGGHGIGLLPEQLLSRLSASAMPIEHVLPKFSATGALQSLVHASRHLPKRVTLLRDFLSQHLVSCERAC; encoded by the coding sequence ATGGACCTGAACCGCGTCGCCACCTTCCTCCGCGTCGTCGAGGCCGGCTCCTTCACGGCCGCCGCGACGCACCTCCAGTTGCCCACATCCTCGGTGAGTCGCAGCGTCGCGAAGCTGGAGGAGGACCTGGGCATCGTGCTGCTGGAGCGCACGACGCGGAAGATTGCACTCACCGACGCTGGCCGCGCGTACTACGAGCGCGCCCGCGAGGCCGTCGCCGGGCTCGACGAAGCGAACCTGCTGGCGGGGGAGGCCGCGCGTGAGCCGAGCGGCATGGTGCACGTCGCGGCACCGCCCGAGCTGGGAGGCAAGCTCGCCGTCCTGCTGGGGGAGTTCATCCGCCAGCACCCGAGGATTCACGTCGACGTCGTCACCACGGCCCGCGGCGCGGAGCTCGTCGGAGGCCAGGTGGACATCGCCATCGTCTCCGGGCAGCTCCGGGACTCGGACCTCATCGTCCGGAGGCTCGGGGTGAGCGTGCACCGGCTGTACGCCTCCGCCGCGTACCTCGAGCGGCGCGGGGTGCCCCGAACGGTGGCCGACCTGGCTCGCCACGATGCGGTGCTGTACCGGGGGAGCGGCGGCCACGCGACGTGGGAGCTCGTGGGCCCGCGCGGTCCCGAGAGCATCAAGGTCCAGGGGCCGCTGAGCGGGGACAGCGTGCAGTTCGTCTTCGAGGCCGTCGTGGGGGGCCATGGAATCGGCCTGCTGCCCGAGCAGCTCCTCTCGCGTCTCTCCGCGTCGGCCATGCCCATCGAGCACGTCCTGCCGAAGTTCAGCGCCACGGGCGCGCTGCAGTCGCTCGTGCATGCCTCCCGGCACCTGCCCAAGCGGGTGACGCTGCTGCGCGACTTCCTGTCCCAGCACCTCGTGTCCTGCGAGCGGGCGTGCTAG
- a CDS encoding DoxX family protein, whose product MSLVSKWGPRVAQSLLGLVFLVFGLNFFLHFLPQPPHPKEAAPFIEGLMASGFVFPLIKVIEVTAGIALLTNRFVPLALTLLAPIIITITGFHFLLAPAYAVPIILLVLELYLAWSYRAAFAPMLRARVSPTASAEAAPAGQAATAR is encoded by the coding sequence ATGTCTCTCGTTTCGAAATGGGGCCCGCGCGTCGCGCAAAGCCTGCTCGGCCTGGTGTTCCTCGTGTTCGGCCTCAACTTCTTCCTCCACTTCCTGCCGCAGCCCCCGCATCCCAAGGAGGCAGCTCCGTTCATCGAGGGGCTGATGGCGAGTGGCTTCGTGTTCCCGCTCATCAAGGTCATCGAGGTGACCGCCGGCATCGCGCTGCTGACGAACCGGTTCGTCCCGCTCGCGCTGACGCTGCTCGCCCCCATCATCATCACCATCACCGGCTTCCACTTCCTGCTCGCGCCGGCGTACGCGGTTCCCATCATCCTCCTCGTGCTGGAACTGTACCTGGCGTGGAGCTACCGCGCGGCCTTCGCGCCGATGCTGCGCGCCCGCGTGTCGCCTACTGCCTCGGCCGAAGCGGCTCCGGCGGGCCAGGCAGCGACCGCTCGCTGA
- a CDS encoding sigma-54-dependent transcriptional regulator produces MPVSPNETLASLLHPQRREAARRRRLAVLVACALPRPVPLSTLVTEFGEGLQEGAELACEEGLCELRPGDLLVPAGPATLDMAINQLEVSEVRATCARVARWAASPDETLLLTLAADPLGEGLRHLAHAEGRAAGMVEGLRHALESPLDAPLPTPWDFHAWGERGRWACALLSTAAHVLVRVGRPESGRALVAWALGPEGLAGRVAHAHNFLAPTHFQFLIDTGQREEGVAYAREACRHLSAPEDTFSRLMLTVLDGRVTMDAGDEKLARRLFTTVELQARAAGLGDMVGLAKVAFATLARRAEQNTAAIQLGLAALELLRGDVPFEAVALLGLGLAYAKEGRPVEAQAALTRALPGLDIPFQQLRAYPQAIAADCFLGDTAEAERKLAELTSLAPDTPSGRRAIGLGRAHVRCARGEWEAALETLDGLGTMDDAGREDPHTLPEGWLRVEALLALRRAREAAQVLDALARGLYLRNRSTEPARLHLLDARVALENGDAARAKRALRRAEASPERLRAHDFALRARLLALQLAGEGGSEAQRQRTQQAAREEWRQLGAQLPAEALHRFRRAYDRPQLQALLGETPVEDVSAPEYLRGGSPAFRAVVAQLRRVAGSDASVLLFGETGVGKELAARAIHDVSRRAAGPFVAVNCAAINDELLLSDLFGHERGAFTGAMTRQRGRFEQAHGGTLFLDEVADISPRGQAALLRALQERAFQRVGGTEEVRVDVRVVAASNRNLAKAVRAGEFRQDLFFRLNGIQVELPPLRERDGDVLLLATWFLQQAALERGGPPRAFTPEAERLLRAHPWPGNVRELHNTVRAADVLSDTPSIGAAVLAPLLQRALECAEPRPVPSGGTDLTGLFRQHGGSLRDFLTEVQRQCIAQSLVENGGNIVATASALRISRSRLTQLVLGNAELRRMSGREPDALPAPTSPRKTASSRP; encoded by the coding sequence ATGCCCGTCTCTCCCAACGAAACACTTGCATCGTTGCTGCACCCCCAGCGGCGTGAAGCCGCGCGCAGGCGTCGACTGGCCGTGTTGGTGGCCTGCGCCCTGCCCCGGCCCGTTCCCCTGAGCACGCTGGTGACGGAGTTCGGCGAGGGCCTCCAGGAGGGCGCCGAGCTCGCCTGCGAAGAGGGCCTGTGCGAGCTGCGCCCCGGCGACCTGCTGGTGCCTGCGGGCCCAGCCACGCTGGACATGGCCATCAACCAACTGGAGGTCTCCGAGGTGCGCGCCACCTGCGCACGCGTCGCCCGGTGGGCCGCTTCCCCCGACGAGACCCTGCTGCTGACGCTGGCGGCGGATCCGCTGGGCGAAGGACTCCGGCACCTGGCGCACGCCGAAGGGCGCGCGGCGGGCATGGTGGAAGGGCTGCGCCACGCCCTGGAGTCCCCGCTGGACGCGCCCCTGCCCACCCCCTGGGACTTCCACGCGTGGGGCGAGCGGGGACGCTGGGCCTGCGCGCTGCTGTCCACGGCGGCGCACGTGCTGGTGCGGGTGGGCCGCCCGGAGTCGGGCCGCGCGTTGGTGGCCTGGGCACTGGGCCCCGAGGGGCTCGCGGGGCGCGTGGCACACGCGCACAACTTCCTCGCTCCCACCCACTTCCAGTTCCTCATCGACACCGGCCAGCGCGAGGAGGGCGTGGCCTATGCGCGCGAGGCGTGCCGCCACCTGTCCGCGCCAGAGGACACCTTCTCGCGGCTGATGCTGACGGTGCTGGACGGGCGCGTGACGATGGACGCGGGCGACGAGAAGCTCGCGCGCCGCCTCTTCACCACCGTGGAGCTGCAGGCCCGCGCGGCCGGCCTGGGAGACATGGTGGGCCTGGCCAAGGTGGCCTTCGCCACGCTCGCGCGGCGCGCGGAGCAGAACACCGCCGCCATCCAGCTCGGGCTCGCCGCGCTGGAGTTGCTGCGCGGGGACGTCCCCTTCGAGGCGGTGGCGCTGCTGGGGCTCGGCCTCGCCTACGCGAAGGAGGGGCGTCCCGTCGAAGCCCAGGCCGCCCTCACCCGAGCGCTGCCGGGCCTGGACATTCCCTTCCAGCAACTGCGCGCGTACCCGCAGGCCATCGCCGCCGACTGCTTCCTCGGAGACACCGCCGAGGCGGAGCGCAAGCTGGCGGAGCTCACGTCCCTCGCGCCCGACACGCCGTCGGGACGGAGGGCCATTGGCCTGGGCCGCGCCCACGTGCGGTGCGCGCGCGGTGAGTGGGAGGCCGCGCTGGAGACGCTGGACGGTCTGGGCACGATGGACGACGCCGGGCGCGAGGACCCGCACACCCTGCCCGAAGGCTGGCTGCGCGTGGAGGCGCTGCTCGCGCTGCGCCGCGCGAGGGAGGCGGCACAGGTGTTGGACGCGCTCGCCCGGGGCCTCTACCTGCGCAACCGCTCCACCGAGCCCGCGAGGCTGCACCTGTTGGATGCCCGCGTTGCCCTGGAGAACGGAGACGCCGCGCGCGCGAAACGAGCGCTCCGTCGCGCGGAGGCCTCTCCCGAGCGGCTGCGCGCCCACGACTTCGCCCTGCGAGCCCGGCTGCTCGCGCTCCAGCTCGCCGGGGAGGGCGGCAGCGAGGCCCAGCGCCAGCGCACCCAGCAGGCCGCGCGCGAGGAGTGGCGGCAGCTCGGCGCGCAGCTCCCGGCGGAAGCCCTGCACCGCTTCCGGCGCGCGTATGACAGGCCCCAGCTCCAGGCGCTCCTGGGTGAGACACCCGTGGAAGACGTGTCCGCGCCGGAGTACCTGCGCGGAGGCTCGCCCGCCTTCCGCGCCGTGGTGGCGCAGCTCAGACGCGTGGCGGGCTCGGACGCCAGCGTGCTGCTGTTCGGCGAGACGGGCGTGGGCAAGGAACTGGCCGCGCGAGCCATTCATGATGTGTCCCGCCGCGCGGCGGGGCCCTTCGTCGCGGTGAACTGCGCCGCCATCAACGACGAGCTGCTGCTGTCGGACCTCTTCGGCCACGAGCGCGGGGCCTTCACCGGCGCCATGACGCGCCAGCGCGGCCGCTTCGAGCAGGCGCACGGCGGCACCCTCTTCCTGGACGAGGTCGCCGACATCAGCCCGAGAGGACAGGCCGCCCTGCTGCGCGCGCTACAAGAACGCGCCTTCCAGCGCGTGGGTGGCACCGAGGAGGTGCGCGTGGACGTGCGCGTCGTCGCCGCCTCCAACCGGAATCTCGCGAAGGCGGTGCGCGCGGGCGAGTTCCGGCAGGACCTCTTCTTCCGGCTCAACGGCATCCAGGTGGAGCTGCCCCCGCTGCGAGAGCGAGACGGCGACGTGCTGCTGCTGGCCACCTGGTTCCTCCAGCAGGCCGCACTGGAGCGAGGAGGCCCGCCCCGCGCCTTCACACCCGAGGCGGAGCGCCTCCTGCGCGCCCACCCCTGGCCCGGCAACGTGCGCGAACTTCACAACACGGTGCGCGCGGCCGACGTCCTCTCGGACACTCCGTCCATCGGCGCCGCGGTGCTCGCGCCGCTGCTCCAGCGGGCCCTGGAGTGCGCCGAGCCGCGCCCCGTGCCCTCGGGGGGGACGGACCTCACCGGCCTGTTCCGCCAGCACGGCGGCTCGCTGCGAGACTTCCTCACGGAGGTGCAGCGCCAGTGCATCGCCCAGAGCCTGGTGGAGAACGGCGGCAACATCGTCGCCACCGCCTCCGCGCTGCGCATCTCCCGCTCGCGCCTCACCCAGTTGGTGCTGGGCAACGCGGAGCTGCGCCGCATGTCGGGCAGGGAGCCGGACGCGCTCCCCGCGCCTACTTCACCTCGAAAGACGGCTTCTTCACGCCCATGA